A genome region from Synergistaceae bacterium includes the following:
- a CDS encoding NAD(P)H-dependent oxidoreductase, whose product MNDILIAYFSKSGRTKKIAELIASEINAPLHEIITEKKYPKNYFMTIIQARKEFKNNEKPALTSEPITNFDAYNKILLGFPIWWFTCPQAIISFIEQNNFSGKKIYPFCTSGGSNCEKATAKIRELCKDSQVFDGIKANSLDKSKISEWLKDLN is encoded by the coding sequence ATGAACGATATACTAATTGCTTATTTTTCCAAGAGCGGCCGGACTAAGAAAATAGCCGAATTAATTGCAAGTGAAATTAACGCCCCTCTTCATGAGATAATCACAGAAAAAAAATATCCAAAAAATTATTTCATGACTATTATACAAGCGCGCAAGGAATTCAAGAATAATGAGAAGCCCGCACTAACTAGTGAGCCGATTACAAATTTTGACGCTTATAATAAAATTTTACTGGGATTCCCGATCTGGTGGTTCACTTGTCCGCAGGCTATTATTTCATTTATTGAGCAAAATAATTTTTCGGGCAAAAAAATTTATCCATTCTGCACGTCGGGCGGGTCAAATTGTGAGAAGGCTACAGCAAAGATTCGCGAACTCTGCAAAGACTCACAAGTTTTCGACGGCATAAAAGCAAACTCGCTCGATAAATCAAAAATTTCTGAGTGGCTTAAGGATTTAAATTAA
- a CDS encoding DUF362 domain-containing protein, translating to MSKILFIKQESYNQPEIDKAITRAFDFFGGVKNFINPGDKVLLKVNLVAGHEITRRVTTDPAIVRAAAKLVISCGGVPFIADSPGIDNFMNSAKKAGFIQVAQELGIECKELTDPVNLPVKSGASFHKIQVSRQVIEADKIINLAKLKTHGQMYLTMGVKNLFGCIPGRLKAGWHYNVGLNREKFAGLLLDIYEGVAPSFTIIDGIIGMHKDGPTSGEPYNFGLIGAAVDAVKMDFWLCKFLGADFNEYPLYLAAKSRKMSECVLNPEDICGDFDSTHEFKNVILPKTHSMRLIPRIPLLDKLMTSKPVHIPEKCIGCGRCESICAAKALKHENKKLYFDYNKCIRCYCCHEMCPVKAIEFRESKLLKLVNFLTR from the coding sequence ATGAGCAAAATTTTATTTATTAAGCAAGAATCATATAATCAACCTGAAATAGATAAAGCAATAACTCGTGCATTTGATTTTTTCGGAGGAGTCAAAAATTTTATTAACCCCGGCGATAAAGTTTTGCTAAAAGTAAATCTCGTAGCAGGTCATGAAATCACGCGCCGAGTTACAACAGATCCCGCTATAGTCCGTGCAGCCGCAAAATTAGTTATCTCATGCGGGGGAGTGCCTTTCATTGCTGACAGTCCGGGAATCGATAATTTTATGAATTCAGCAAAGAAAGCCGGTTTTATTCAGGTAGCGCAAGAACTCGGAATCGAATGCAAAGAATTAACCGACCCCGTTAATCTTCCCGTTAAGAGCGGCGCAAGTTTTCATAAAATCCAAGTCAGCAGACAAGTTATTGAAGCAGATAAAATTATAAATCTCGCAAAGTTAAAGACTCACGGCCAAATGTATTTAACAATGGGAGTTAAAAATTTATTCGGCTGTATACCCGGACGGCTTAAAGCAGGCTGGCACTATAATGTAGGCTTAAATCGTGAAAAATTTGCGGGACTATTGCTTGATATTTATGAGGGAGTCGCGCCTTCTTTCACTATAATTGATGGTATAATCGGAATGCACAAAGACGGCCCTACTTCAGGCGAGCCGTATAATTTCGGATTAATCGGTGCTGCTGTTGACGCGGTAAAAATGGATTTCTGGCTGTGTAAATTTCTCGGTGCTGATTTCAACGAATACCCGCTATACTTGGCCGCAAAGAGTCGCAAAATGTCAGAGTGCGTATTAAATCCTGAAGATATTTGCGGCGATTTTGACTCGACTCATGAATTCAAAAATGTAATCCTGCCTAAGACTCATTCAATGAGATTAATTCCGAGAATTCCCCTTCTTGATAAATTAATGACTTCTAAGCCCGTTCATATTCCTGAAAAGTGCATAGGCTGCGGAAGATGTGAGTCAATTTGTGCGGCAAAGGCTCTTAAACACGAGAACAAAAAATTATATTTTGACTATAATAAATGTATTCGCTGTTATTGCTGTCATGAGATGTGCCCGGTTAAGGCTATAGAATTTCGAGAAAGCAAATTATTGAAACTTGTAAATTTCTTGACGCGATAA
- a CDS encoding biotin/lipoyl-binding protein: protein MSNKYRVVVDGTAYTVEVEPLGAGAVIPAPVSAPAAPVAAAPAAATAPAPEAPAAPAPVAEGASTVTAPMPGKILNVKVNVGDSVNSGDLVLLLEAMKMENEVFASASGKITEIRVKSGDSVNTGDVLMVIA from the coding sequence GTGAGCAATAAATATAGAGTCGTAGTAGATGGCACAGCTTACACAGTAGAAGTAGAACCCTTAGGAGCAGGAGCAGTAATCCCCGCCCCTGTATCAGCACCCGCCGCACCAGTCGCAGCAGCCCCGGCAGCAGCAACCGCCCCCGCACCTGAAGCACCCGCAGCACCCGCACCAGTCGCAGAAGGAGCAAGCACAGTTACAGCACCCATGCCCGGCAAAATTTTAAACGTAAAAGTCAATGTCGGTGACTCAGTAAACAGCGGAGATCTTGTATTATTACTTGAGGCCATGAAAATGGAGAATGAAGTATTTGCAAGTGCGTCAGGAAAAATTACAGAGATTCGCGTCAAGTCCGGCGACAGTGTTAATACAGGCGATGTATTAATGGTAATTGCTTAA
- a CDS encoding OadG family protein gives MHFEGLSGAINVSIVAFSIVFGVLLALTAVIFGMKLFAGSKDEKKNDPAPAVNKPAPVKAAQNPVKSAAPDKAKIVAAITAAIIEFTGSADFKILSVQADNGAYLPAGDYWTSLWKTAGTFALNSNRLNRRWR, from the coding sequence ATGCACTTTGAAGGACTCTCCGGAGCTATTAATGTAAGCATAGTAGCATTCTCTATAGTGTTCGGAGTCTTGCTTGCATTGACGGCGGTAATTTTCGGAATGAAATTATTTGCTGGCAGTAAAGACGAAAAAAAAAATGATCCAGCACCGGCAGTAAATAAACCAGCTCCCGTAAAAGCTGCACAAAATCCGGTAAAATCAGCCGCCCCCGATAAAGCGAAAATCGTAGCAGCAATCACAGCAGCTATTATTGAATTCACAGGGAGTGCAGACTTCAAAATTTTATCAGTACAGGCAGACAACGGAGCATATTTACCCGCCGGGGATTATTGGACAAGTTTATGGAAGACGGCCGGAACTTTCGCGCTGAATTCTAACAGGTTAAATCGCAGATGGCGTTAA